In the Pseudomonadota bacterium genome, ATCGAAATCAGGTCGGTCGACAAGGGCTATCTCGATCGCTCCGGGGCGCGGCAGCGTGTGCTCCGGGCGATCTCCCTCTCGGTCGAGGGCGGCGGGACGGCGATCCTCTCGGGCCCGTCCGGCAGCGGCAAGTCGACCCTGCTCAACCTGATAGCGGGGCTCCACCTTCCCGACGCCGGCGAGATCTCGGTCGACGGCACGGCCGTGAGCGCGCTCGGCGAGTCGGCGCGCGACGCCTTCCGGGCGGCGCGGATCGGCTACGTCTTCCAGACGTTCAACCTCGTCTCGCCGCTCACCGCGCTCGAGAACCTCCTCGTCCCGGCGGCGCTCTGCGGCGAGGCGCCGGACGAGAGCGCGGCGCGCGCCGTCCTCGGCGAGCTCGGCCTGGCCGGGCACCTCGACAAGCGGCCGTACGAGCTGTCCGTGGGCCAGCGCCAGCGGGTCGCCGTCGCGCGGGCCGTCCTCCGCGGGCCCGCGGTGCTCCTGGCCGACGAGCCCACGGCGAACCTCGACGAGGAGTCGACCGGCGCGGTGATCGGAGCGATGCGGCGCATCCTCGACGGCGGGGCGACCTTGGTGCTCGCGACCCACGATCCGCTGCTCGCCGAGGCGTTCCCGGGCGTCGTCCTGGACGTCGTCACCGGGGAGGTGCGGCCATGATCCGCTCGAAGCCCTCCGCGGTCGTCACCCTGGCGCTGCGGTACCTCGCCGAGCGCCGCTTCGCGACGTGGGTGTCGGTGCTCGCGATCGCGCTCTCCGTGATGCTCGTCGTGGCCGTGGGCAACGTCAACTTCGCGGTCAAGAAGACCGCCGTCGAGGGATCGATCCGCTACCCGCTCCTCGTGGGGCCGGAGGGCGCGTCGTCGACGCAGCTCGTGTTCTCGACGATCTTCCACGTGGACAAGCCGACCGGCACGATCCCGTTCGAGGTCTACGAGAGCCTGCGGCGCGATCCGCGCGTGATCGCCGCCTACCCGCTCGCGGTGGCCGACTCGGTGGGGAGCTACCCGATCGTCGGCACCGACGCCGCGATGCTCGCCGATCTCGGGGTCGGAGCGGCCGCAGGCGCGCTGGAGCTCGGCGCGGTCGGGGACGCCGTGCTCGGGAGCGAGGTCGCCGCGCGGACCGAGCTGGGCGTCGGCGACTCCTTCCACGGCACCCACGGGATGGTGGGCGGCGAGGAGGCGCACGAGCACGCCGAGATCGCGTACCGCGTCGTCGGGATCCTGAACCGCACGGACGGCCCGGAGGACGGCGCCGCGTACACCTCCTACGCGACGGTCTGGAAGATGCACGGCGCCGAGCGGCACGGGGCCGGTCGCGAGGAGGAGGACGGACACGCCGGGGCGAAGGACAAGTACCACCTCGGCGAGGGCCGCCTGACCGCGGTGCTCGTGCGCACCGCGAACCCCGGTTTCACGGCGGCGCTCGAGCGCGAGGCGACCCTGACCGCCGGCACGCAGGGCGTCGACACGGGGCGCGCGATCCGCCGCATGGTCGGGTACCTCAACAAGGGCGAGCGCGCGGTGGAGCTGTTCGGCGCCCTCGCGCTCTCCGTGGCGGTCGCCATGATCCTGGTGACGCTCGTCATGAGCCTGAGCGCGCGGCGCAAGGAGCTCGCGCTCCTGCGCAGCCTCGGGGTCGGCCGGCTCACGATCGCGTCGATCATCATGGTCGAGGCGCTCGTCATCACCGTGTCCGGCGCGGCGCTCGGCGTATTGCTCGGTCACTTCGGCGTCTGGTGGTCCGAGCACCTCATAAAGGACGCCATGGGCGTGGCCGTGGAGCCGTGGGTCTGGACGTCGATGGAGACCACGGCGGCCGTCACGGCACTCGTCGCGGGCCAGCTGCTCGGGCTCGTCAGCCTCCTGTGGACCTACAGGATGAACCTCGTGGAAGAGGTCTCGCGGGACTGAGGGCAATGCCGTCCGCTATCGGTCTTCTTTCCTGAAACCAATCCGGTGGGCGGACTTGGCCGGTGGCGCCATCAACGCTCGCATAGCGCCGAGCAAGTCGATGATCTGTTCATCATGAGTCTCGAGCTTTCGCTCGAGCTCCGCCAGTTTGTCGGCCAGATCCTGATGCGCGTCGACGAAACGCTTGAGCTTGGTGAACGCGCGGACCACGAAAATGCTTATTTCTATGGCACGGGACGAGTTCAGAACTGAAGCGGCCATGAGCGCGCCGTGTTCC is a window encoding:
- a CDS encoding ABC transporter ATP-binding protein, with protein sequence MAGGIEIRSVDKGYLDRSGARQRVLRAISLSVEGGGTAILSGPSGSGKSTLLNLIAGLHLPDAGEISVDGTAVSALGESARDAFRAARIGYVFQTFNLVSPLTALENLLVPAALCGEAPDESAARAVLGELGLAGHLDKRPYELSVGQRQRVAVARAVLRGPAVLLADEPTANLDEESTGAVIGAMRRILDGGATLVLATHDPLLAEAFPGVVLDVVTGEVRP
- a CDS encoding ABC transporter permease, giving the protein MIRSKPSAVVTLALRYLAERRFATWVSVLAIALSVMLVVAVGNVNFAVKKTAVEGSIRYPLLVGPEGASSTQLVFSTIFHVDKPTGTIPFEVYESLRRDPRVIAAYPLAVADSVGSYPIVGTDAAMLADLGVGAAAGALELGAVGDAVLGSEVAARTELGVGDSFHGTHGMVGGEEAHEHAEIAYRVVGILNRTDGPEDGAAYTSYATVWKMHGAERHGAGREEEDGHAGAKDKYHLGEGRLTAVLVRTANPGFTAALEREATLTAGTQGVDTGRAIRRMVGYLNKGERAVELFGALALSVAVAMILVTLVMSLSARRKELALLRSLGVGRLTIASIIMVEALVITVSGAALGVLLGHFGVWWSEHLIKDAMGVAVEPWVWTSMETTAAVTALVAGQLLGLVSLLWTYRMNLVEEVSRD